AAGCGATATAAGAAAATTTATCAGGGTATAGAAGCTAAAGCCTTGAAGGTAGAAGCAATAAAAGACGAACAAGCGGATGATGAGTCTGAGGCGAAAGCTTTTAGATACCGTCTAAAAATGGACACCTTACAGCGTTATTCGTACATCACCCACATCAACATTTGACTTAGAACCTTATTTTTAAAACAGCAATTAATATAATACAGAATATTATCCCCCCTACCTAACAGATAATTTGATTGTAACTAATAACCCTCTGTCTTTTCCACCATCTTATGGACACTCTCCTTCCTTTATCAAAAGACTGTTATCCCATACATGATGTTTTTGATTTGTTAGAGTTTTTAGGTTCTGGCAGCTGTTTTTTCATGGCAATATTTCTATCTGAACGGTAGATAAAAATAAAAGGAGAACCATTAAATATAGCCTTACTAGAAATGAACCATATGAAAATGAAAGCAGATAATTAGAAAAAGGTACAATCCATAAATGAAAATGTACTATGAACTGACAACTTGTGTGCTCCTTCGAGAAGTTTTCAATCGTGGAACATCGATTACTGCATGTTGTACATAAAAAGAGTAATGTTACGTAGGATTTCCCTTCCTATCCAACCTTTTATTTTATGCTAAAGGCATCTAATAAAGGCGGTGTTTGTGATGTTAGTGATAAACAATGTCAGTAAAAAATACGGAAAAACGACGGCTTTAAACGAGATTTCCCTGAAGCTTAACAAGGGGGCTTGCTTAGGCTTAGTTGGTCCTAATGGAGCAGGGAAATCAACGCTTTTGAAAATTATTGTTCATATTGTTCAAGCATACGAAGGTAAGATTATCTTCACAGGCACATCCAATACCGATCAGAAACGCACCATTGGATATGTTCCTCAGGATATTTGTTTAGAAGAAAATGTCTCCGCCATCCAAAACCTATATTTCTTTGGCAGGATATATCAATTACGTGGCAAAGCGTTACAAAAGCAAGCAAAGAAAGTACTGCGCTATATCGGGTTGAGCGAGCGACAAAAAGATAAAGTGAAAACTTTTTCAGGTGGTATGAAACGCCGTTTAAATATAGGATGTGCACTGATGCATGAGCCACAATTCATTATTATGGATGAGCCAACAGTCGGCATTGATCCACAATCAAGACATTATATTTTAGACATGATTAAGCAAATGAAGGAAGAAAATCGTACCATTATTTATTCTAGTCACTATATAGAGGAAGTAAATAAAATTTGTGATGAAGTAGCATTTATTGATCAAGGAAAAATAATCGAACATGACACAATCAATAGCTTAATCGAAAAATATGCTGTACCTGCCATCTTTTTCGCCTGTCAAAATAGTGAAAGATTGCTTGCTGATCTCCACCAATTATCAGATCATGTACAACCATATAAAAATGGCTATAAGCTAACAACGGCTAATCCTATGTGGACAATGGAGGAACTGCTGCGCGCATGTAGAGAAAAAAAGCTGGTGTTAAAGCAATTTGAGCTTACCTATCCAACGTTAGAGGATATATTTTTCAAGCTTACTGGAACGGAGCTTCGCGCTTAAAACAAGATGAGGAGGGAATAGTTATGAGATCTATTTTGCAAATGGAACTGATGAAAAATGCACAGGATAAAGGACTTTACTTTTGGACATTTCTGCTGCCAATCATTTTTACTGTTTTATTTATTTCAATTTTTACCGCTGGGACAGAAGGTGCCGATAAGGAGTATGTGATTATATCCATTGTACCCGGATATGTAGTGATGTTTGTGTTTTTCATAATGATCTCGATGGGATTTTCATTTATTGAAGACCGTGACAAAGGAATGGTGGCACGACTTGCAAGTACCCCCCTTTCTCCATACGCTTATCTGTTTGGAAAATGGTCACCATATGTAGTGATTGTGTTTACTCAAATTATGGTATTGCTCACTTTTGGAAAAGTCGTTTATAATATTCCAATAGAACAACCTTTATTGCTCGGTATGTTAGCACTTATCCTAACTATCTGCATTACAGGGCTTGGGCTAGCGTTATCCTTACTTATCCGTACTAGCAATATGGGCGTCGCGGTTACACAAGTCATTGCTTTAGGTGGCGCATTATTAGGCGGGCTTTGGATGCCCTTGGAAGCGATGCCATCATTTTTCCAAAAGGTTGGAAAACTAACGCCTCAATATTGGGCACATAACGCATTTCAAGAAACGATGGTCGGAACATTGGCTTACAATGATTTCTTTATCGCTAGTCTCATTTTACTCACATTCGGTGCGGTTGGTTTCATCATTGCATTCTTTGCCTACCCAAGCTTTTTAAAACGCGCGAAGCATTAATTGGTTCATTAGTGGGAGGAATATAATGAAAGTAAAAATCGATATCGACGATCAATATGAGGAGACTTCCATTATTATTCAAACGAATGAGTGGACAGATGAACTGCAGCAGCTTGTCGCTTTGATTAAAAAAGAAAAGCCGAAACGGTTATTTGGCGTGGAGGAAGAGCAAACAGTCGTCTTAGATCCGGAAACGATTGATTATATTTATTCAGAAAAAAGGAAAGTTTACGCAGCACTTGAAAATGGACGACGATTGGAAATTAAAATGAAATTGTATGAAGTAGAGGAGACGCTTGCTAACAGTCATTTCATTCGTTTTTCTAAATCGGTGATTGG
This genomic interval from Virgibacillus pantothenticus contains the following:
- a CDS encoding NTF2-like N-terminal transpeptidase domain-containing protein → MDFEGMYQQLDQATKEKVSKWQFVKRYKKIYQGIEAKALKVEAIKDEQADDESEAKAFRYRLKMDTLQRYSYITHINI
- a CDS encoding ABC transporter ATP-binding protein, with amino-acid sequence MLVINNVSKKYGKTTALNEISLKLNKGACLGLVGPNGAGKSTLLKIIVHIVQAYEGKIIFTGTSNTDQKRTIGYVPQDICLEENVSAIQNLYFFGRIYQLRGKALQKQAKKVLRYIGLSERQKDKVKTFSGGMKRRLNIGCALMHEPQFIIMDEPTVGIDPQSRHYILDMIKQMKEENRTIIYSSHYIEEVNKICDEVAFIDQGKIIEHDTINSLIEKYAVPAIFFACQNSERLLADLHQLSDHVQPYKNGYKLTTANPMWTMEELLRACREKKLVLKQFELTYPTLEDIFFKLTGTELRA
- a CDS encoding ABC transporter permease, producing the protein MRSILQMELMKNAQDKGLYFWTFLLPIIFTVLFISIFTAGTEGADKEYVIISIVPGYVVMFVFFIMISMGFSFIEDRDKGMVARLASTPLSPYAYLFGKWSPYVVIVFTQIMVLLTFGKVVYNIPIEQPLLLGMLALILTICITGLGLALSLLIRTSNMGVAVTQVIALGGALLGGLWMPLEAMPSFFQKVGKLTPQYWAHNAFQETMVGTLAYNDFFIASLILLTFGAVGFIIAFFAYPSFLKRAKH
- a CDS encoding LytTR family DNA-binding domain-containing protein translates to MKVKIDIDDQYEETSIIIQTNEWTDELQQLVALIKKEKPKRLFGVEEEQTVVLDPETIDYIYSEKRKVYAALENGRRLEIKMKLYEVEETLANSHFIRFSKSVIGNVNRIQRFELSFNGNLCVYFSSGNKEYITRKYVTSVKEKLTSGGLRHDS